In Botrytis cinerea B05.10 chromosome 6, complete sequence, the following proteins share a genomic window:
- the Bcpef1 gene encoding Bcpef1, which produces MAYNRAFNPDSLPAFAEPERKHAQSPTIHTPVHSQAQQAMHGAQYENRPPPSLPQNVNPNGRRPSDGRRLSPQMHPPGNYGASPPGRGYASPPPGQFQAGRIAPQTRPTQQSRPPPSPAPPGADPQLWPLFQAVDKDRTGALTEKELRAALVNGDWTAFDPYTVKMMIRMFDTDRSGTINFEEFCGLWGFLAAWRGLFDRFDKDRSGNISLDEYSEALVAFGYRLSDSFVATLFKAYDKRGEGAISFDMFVQSCISLKRMTDVFKRYDDDRDGYITLSFEDFLLEIIRQKY; this is translated from the exons aTGGCTTACAACAGAGCGTTCAACCCAGATTCGCTGCCTGC ATTCGCAGAGCCAGAACGA AAACATGCACAATCCCCCACCATTCATACCCCCGTCCACAGCCAAGCGCAACAAGCCATGCACGGCGCACAATATGAAAACCGTCCTCCGCCATCCCTTCCCCAAAATGTAAATCCCAACGGCCGCAGACCATCCGATGGTCGACGCCTCTCTCCCCAAATGCACCCTCCAGGAAACTATGGCGCTTCTCCTCCAGGTCGCGGCTATGCCTCCCCCCCACCAGGTCAATTCCAAGCCGGTAGAATTGCGCCTCAGACAAGACCAACGCAACAATCTAGACCTCCTCCTTCGCCTGCTCCTCCCGGTGCGGATCCTCAACTGTGGCCGCTATTTCAGGCGGTGGATAAAGATA GAACCGGTGCCCTCACCGAAAAAGAGCTCCGCGCCGCCCTCGTAAATGGCGATTGGACAGCCTTCGATCCTTATACTGTAAAAATGATGATTCGCATGTTCGATACCGACCGCAGCGGCACgatcaattttgaagaattctgCGGATTGTGGGGATTTCTCGCTGCGTGGCGTGGGTTGTTTGATCGCTTCGATAAAGATCGTAGTGGGAATATTAGCTTGGATGAATATTCGGAAGCACTGGTGGCTTTTGGGTATAGATTGAGTGATAGTTTTGTGGCGACATTGTTCAAGGCTTATGATAAGAGGGGAGAGGGTGCGATTAGTTTCGATATGTTTGTGCAGAGTTGTATTagtttgaagagaatgaCTGATGt CTTTAAACGTTACGATGATGACCGCGATG GTTACATCACACTCTCCTTTGAGGACTTCCTCCTCGAGATCATTCGACAGAAGTATTAA
- the Bcgcg1 gene encoding Bcgcg1 gives MGDTSLPPDTSTNPESEFWIFGYGSLIWKPPPHFDRRIPGYVTGYVRRFWQASEDHRGTPSSPGRVVTLIPHSHWLTLSDPHSLSSSSSPSSPPKTWGVAYHIPSSHVAQVREYLDIREINGYTIHYTAFHPAASSNNDDNNQPQPIQTLLYIGTPSNPQFTGPQDPQELAEHIFRSEGPSGLNRDYLLSLDVALDELSPESGDDHIKDLANRVRKIVEKQGGVEVEASHTKAIDHELKKVTSTDEQEETEK, from the exons ATGGGCGAcacctctctccctcccgACACCTCTACCAATCCCGAGAGCGAATTCTGGATATTCGGATACGG AAGTTTAATCTGGAAGCCCCCTCCACATTTTG ATCGTCGTATTCCAGGCTACGTAACAGGATATGTGCGAAGATTTTGGCAG GCTAG CGAAGACCACCGCGGtaccccctcctcccccgGCCGTGTCGTAACCCTAATCCCACACTCCCACTGGCTCACCCTGTCCGATCCAcattctctctcctcctcttcctccccttcctctccccctAAAACATGGGGCGTCGCCTACCACATCCCCTCATCCCATGTCGCCCAAGTACGCGAATATCTCGACATCAGGGAGATAAACGGTTACACCATCCACTACACCGCATTCCATCCCGCCGCCTCCTCTAACAACGACGACAACAACCAGCCACAGCCAATTCAAACCCTCCTCTACATAGGCACCCCCTCCAATCCTCAATTTACTGGCCCCCAGGATCCGCAGGAATTAGCTGAACATATCTTCCGAAGCGAAGGCCCGAGTGGTTTGAATCGTGATTATCTTTTGAGTTTGGATGTTGCTT TGGACGAATTGAGTCCTGAGAGTGGCGATGATCATATCAAGGACCTGGCGAATAGGGTTCGGAAAATAGTCGAGAAGCAAGGAGGTGTTGAAGTAGAAGCTAGTCACACAAAGGCTATAGATCATGAGCTCAAGAAGGTTACAAGCACGGATGAGCAGGAGGAGACTGAAAAGTAA
- the Bcaox gene encoding Bcaox, translated as MTTMYVSRVSTRPLSAQSAAQLSKAVAFFAQSYGLSSNACTAPTPSRRAFTSASKIQVKGRDLFPEPEHGQIKRTEPAWPHPPYTAEQMRSKVYFAHRKPRDFSDRVALGMVRFLRWCTDFATGYKHNVEAPKKASDSNALTATKPYQMSERKWLIRYVFLESVAGVPGMVAGMLRHLRSLRGLKRDNGWIETLLEEAYNERMHLLTFLKMYEPGIFMRTMILGAQGVFFNSFFLCYLFSPRTCHRFVGYLEEEAVLTYTLSIQDLENGHLPKWADPDFKAPDLAVEYWGMPEGNRSMRDLLYYIRADEAKHREVNHTLGNLKQDEDPNPFVSEYGKERGEKPGKGIESLKPVGWERDEVI; from the exons ATGACAACAATGTATGTATCAAGGGTATCTACAAGACCCCTTTCAGCGCAATCAGCAGCTCAGCTATCAAAAGCTGTGGCTTTCTTTGCTCAATCTTATGGGCTGTCTTCAAATGCATGTACTGCACCTACACCATCGAGAAGAGCATTTACATCTgcttcaaaaattcaagtAAAGGGAAGAGATCTTTTTCCAGAACCTGAACATGGACAGATTAAGAGAACGGAACCTGCTTGGCCTCATCCACC CTATACCGCCGAACAAATGCGCAGTAAAGTCTACTTTGCACATCGCAAACCTCGAGATTTTTCCGATCGCGTCGCATTGGGAATGGTGCGTTTCCTGAGATGGTGTACGGATTTTGCAACGGGATATAAACATAATGTTGAAGCACCCAAGAAGGCATCCGATAGCAATGCACTTACAGCCACAAAACCATATCAAATGAGTGAGAGGAAATGGTTGATTCGTTATGTGTTCTTGGAATCGGTAGCAGGGGTGCCAGGGATGGTGGCGGGCATGTTGAGACACTTGAGGAGCTTGAGGGGGTTGAAGAGAGATAATGGTTGGATTGAAACATTACTTGAAGAAG CATATAATGAACGCATGCACCTCCTCACCTTTCTTAAAATGTACGAACCCGGTATCTTCATGCGCACCATGATCCTTGGCGCCCAAGGcgtcttcttcaattcctttttcctCTGCTACCTCTTCTCCCCTCGCACTTGTCATCGCTTCGTCGGCTatctcgaagaagaagcagtCCTCACCTATACCCTCTCGATCCAAGATCTCGAAAATGGCCATCTTCCAAAGTGGGCGGATCCGGATTTCAAAGCTCCGGACTTGGCGGTCGAGTATTGGGGTATGCCGGAGGGAAATCGAAGTATGAGAGATCTGCTGTATTATATTCGAGCGGATGAGGCGAAGCATCGAGAGGTGAACCATACGTTGGGAAACTTGAAGCAGGATGAGGATCCGAATCCGTTCGTGAGTGAGTATGggaaggagaggggagagaaacCAGGAAAGGgaattgagagtttgaagcCGGTGGGGTGGGAGAGGGATGAGGTTATTTAG
- the Bcmef2 gene encoding Bcmef2, with protein sequence MVLLVSKRGCRVWHRYLTQVTWPCLAKPSQLNAFIRYSSQQTESHDTLTETTRNIGIIAHIDAGKTTTTERMLYYSGYTRRIGDVDDGSTVTDFLPAERARGITIQSAAVTMHWPPVTEKAASSKASDPSRSLISHTLNLIDTPGHADFTFEVLRSLRILDGAVCILDGVAGVEAQTEKVWKQANNYSIPRIAFVNKLDREGAAFARTVKEIASRLRGWPAVCQIPWWEGGKGKFTGVGDAVNLCALKWEEGGDGKSIQHFTLDQLRKDNPEFSEEIIKARAALVEALCEFDDGLLETWLECNDDSLLISSADITKSLRKCVLDGSGKLIPVFAGASFRNIGVQPLLDAINNLLPNPTERPEPEVRLGNVHGSLSQLLDGKLDLSAAQPRHLSKKSNARTSLISQVEACALAFKVVNDARRGVLVYIRVYSGTVKRNTTLWNTNLHVSERAQRLLQMYASDAVEIQSIPSGQIGVIAGLKHARTGDTLLSYTGAHPKNGPPPPLNTLQLRPINVPPPVFFAAIEPHSLSEEKNVADILQLLLREDPSLHVNIDEESGQMQLSGMGELHLEIAKDRLVNDFKAKATMGNIEIGYRECVLSPTLPHKYIFDREVAGKKGKASCEASISPDAQPLEDSDHTMNIDGNTITIRIPKPSNNDGVDGTMTLPSDMTLSEVHTALINGAVAGLARGPRRAFPLHSAHVLLKFDTVEDVFGSDTTSAALSSASRNAVQAALKEAFQANSIGLMEPVMNVVISCDESSLGAIVHDLSSARGGHVLSLENDSDVEDTENELAPVDVSRVYTPPDPFASGTSTDSSGPGQQRQITARVPLKEMVGYLKHLRSMTGGRGTFVMSVDRFERLSGPREKAL encoded by the exons ATGGTCTTGTTGGTATCAAAAAGAGGGTGTCGAGTATGGCATCGATACTTGACACAAGTTACATGGCCTTGTCTGGCTAAGCCTAGTCAATTGAATGCGTTCATTCGTTATAGTTCACAGCAGACTGAAAGTCATGATACGTTAACAGAGACAACTCGAAATATTGGCATCATAGCTCATATCGATGCA GGCAAAACTACAACTACTGAGCGTATGCTCTATTACAGTGGCTATACTCGACGCATAGGAG ACGTTGATGATGGCTCCACCGTCACAGACTTCCTCCCCGCCGAGAGGGCTAGAGGGATTACTATTCAGTCGGCAGCCGTTACGATGCACTGGCCCCCTGTGACTGAGAAAGCAGCATCCTCGAAAGCGTCTGACCCATCTCGATCACTTATATCGCACACTCTTAACCTGATTGATACTCCCGGGCACGCGGATTTTACGTTTGAAGTGCTTCGTTCTTTGAGAATCCTTGATGGTGCCGTATGTATTCTTGATGGTGTGGCAGGAGTAGAAGCTCAAACAGAAAAAGTATGGAAACAGGCAAATAATTATAGCATTCCCAGGATCGCTTTCGTCAATAAGCTTGATCGTGAAGGGGCTGCCTTCGCGAGAACAGTAAAAGAGATTGCTTCGAGGCTCCGGGGCTGGCCTGCGGTGTGTCAAATTCCATGGTGGGAAGGTGGGAAAGGAAAGTTTACGGGAGTCGGTGATGCAGTCAATCTTTGTGCGCTGAAATGGGAAGAAGGTGGGGATGGCAAATCAATCCAACATTTTACCCTCGATCAGCTGAGGAAAGATAATCCTGAATTTTCCGAAGAAATCATCAAGGCGCGAGCTGCGCTCGTAGAGGCATTATGCGAATTTGATGATGGGCTCCTTGAAACCTGGCTAGAATGTAATGATGACAGTCTGCTTATATCATCAGCGGACATTACAAAGAGTTTGCGAAAATGCGTACTCGACGGTTCGGGTAAACTCATACCTGTCTTTGCTGGGGCCAGTTTTCGAAATATTGGCGTTCAACCACTCCTTGATGCCATCAATAATCTTCTACCCAACCCTACCGAAAGGCCTGAACCAGAAGTTCGACTTGGCAATGTTCATGGCAGTTTATCCCAACTCCTAGATGGAAAGCTGGACCTTAGCGCAGCGCAACCAAGACATCTCTCCAAGAAATCCAATGCGCGTACGTCTCTCATTTCTCAGGTCGAAGCTTGTGCCCTTGCTTTCAAGGTAGTCAATGATGCTCGACGCGGCGTGTTAGTCTACATCAGAGTTTATTCCGGTACAGTCAAGCGGAACACTACTTTATGGAATACGAATCTTCATGTTTCAGAAAGAGCACAAAGGCTGTTACAGATGTACGCATCTGACGCGGTAGAGATACAAAGCATTCCCTCCGGTCAGATTGGCGTTATTGCGGGCTTGAAGCACGCTCGTACAGGCGATACTCTATTGTCATATACAGGTGCTCATCCAAAAAATGGCCCGCCACCACCTTTGAATACTCTTCAACTGAGACCAATTAATGTTCCTCCGCCAGTATTTTTTGCCGCTATAGAACCTCACAGTCTAagcgaagaaaaaaatgttGCCGACATATTGCAGCTCTTATTGAGGGAAGACCCAAGTCTCCATGTTAATATTGATGAAGAATCTGGGCAAATGCAGTTGAGTGGTATGGGTGAGCTGCATCTTGAAATCGCAAAAGATCGACTCGTAAACGATTTCAAAGCCAAGGCAACCATGGGCAATATCGAAATTGGGTACCGAGAATGCGTCCTGTCTCCAACATTACCtcacaaatatatatttgatcgTGAAGTTGCTGgcaaaaaaggaaaagcaagCTGCGAAGCTAGTATCAGTCCAGACGCGCAGCCGTTAGAAGATTCTGACCACACTATGAACATTGATGGAaatacaatcacaatccGTATCCCAAAACCTTCTAACAATGATGGGGTTGATGGAACTATGACACTCCCCTCCGATATGACCCTCAGCGAAGTTCATACAGCATTGATCAATGGGGCTGTTGCTGGTCTAGCCCGTGGTCCGCGTCGTGCATTCCCACTTCATTCTGCGCATGTGCTATTGAAGTTTGATACCGTTGAGGATGTCTTTGGTTCCGACACTACTTCTGCCGCATTGTCTTCTGCGTCAAGAAATGCCGTACAAGCTGCTCTCAAAGAAGCATTTCAAGCGAACTCCATCGGACTGATGGAACCAGTCATGAATGTGGTTATTAGTTGCGACGAATCATCCCTCGGTGCAATTGTGCACGATCTATCATCAGCTCGTGGTGGCCATGTCTTATCACTTGAGAATGATAGTGACGTAGAGGATACAGAAAATGAGCTGGCGCCAGTTGATGTTTCAAGAGTCTATACTCCTCCAGATCCATTCGCGTCAGGAACCAGTACTGATTCATCGGGTCCTGGCCAGCAGCGTCAAATCACCGCTAGAGTACCATTGAAAGAGATGGTTGGATATTTGAAGCATTTGAGGAGCATGACTGGCGGTAGAGGAACATTCGTCATGAGCGTTGATAGGTTTGAAAGACTTTCTGGGCCAAGAGAAAAGGCTTTGTAG
- the Bcvps17 gene encoding Bcvps17 → MDYSASINDADNPAGASPWGSSPTGSPQHPKTSTFPPRDIVSPTPYNPDQQGGAGYSQEDIMGTGGFNRPDSSAGASVSDAESRRPDTVESSQSDAEAQQGFVQYQQQTAPQQQYPAGQHRPEPQRYHHSAARQGHHPPAPHYKLQAKITGLERTGRKDPILRFDVHTNLPKFRTTQFRDVRRTHSEFIKLADHLISSNPEAIVPAVPPALTSAGAGTDEDEARVKASLQRWLNYVCSNDVLMRDDEMVLFVESDFGYSPMLKRKQPATGVRRRVIKQFAPPPDDTPELQDARPVVKLFYLGTMDAGHKVDKLVKARRGLGLAESDFGVKLGAMNIQEPHQGLANAYRKLGKTIQSTGDFHAAQGTAEATTIGDPLQYHSQDSFIVKETLTNRHILLRELLQAQQLTRSKLNAADRLKASSSVRREKVDEAISALDEARSNEVYLHNKTQRVTANLLLEQRRWFARTAADLRLSIREYVIREIEAERRTLATLESIRPDIRAIDSSGGLSRLGRESHPAARRASLAASQGPKGDSWSGVPRRPDGLNRSISGSFMSTPDGANGEEEGVGRDRSLSGSTGGLPGLKEEDDEDRVDARNAASRLANVL, encoded by the exons atggaTTATTCTGCCTCGATCAACGATGCAGATAATCCCGCGGGTGCTTCTCCATGGGGATCTTCCCCTACTGGCTCACCACAGCATCCAAAAACTAGCACATTTCCACCCAGAGATATTGTGTCACCGACACCGTACAATCCGGATCAACAGGGCGGTGCAGGCTATTCGCAAGAAGATATAATGGGGACTGGAGGCTTCAATCGACCTGATAGCAGTGCTGGTGCATCGGTCTCTGATGCCGAAAGCCGCAGACCCGACACTGTTGAATCGAGTCAAAGCGATGCCGAGGCACAGCAAGGTTTCGTACAGTATCAGCAGCAAACAGCTCCACAGCAACAGTATCCAGCTGGTCAACATAGGCCGGAACCTCAGAGATATCATCATTCTGCTGCGCGGCAAGGGCACCATCCTCCGGCACCTCATTACAAGCTGCAAGCAAAGATTACCGGACTGGAGCGCACTGGGAGGAAGGATCCTATCTTGCGATTTGATGTACAC ACCAATCTTCCAAAATTTAGAACAACACAATTTCGCGATGTCCGACGAACCCATTCCGAATTCATCAAGTTAGCAGACCATTTAATATCCTCAAATCCGGAAGCTATAGTTCCTGCAGTTCCTCCCGCGTTAACATCTGCTGGTGCTGGCactgatgaggatgaagcgCGCGTTAAAGCTTCTCTTCAGAGATGGCTCAATTATGTTTGCTCTAATGACGTATTAATGAGGGATGATGAGATGGTTCTTTTTGTTGAGAGTGATTTTGGATACAGCCCCATGCTGAAGAGAAAGCAACCAGCTACTGGAGTTCGCCGAAGAGTTATTAAACAATTTGCACCTCCACCCGATGACACGCCAGAATTACAAGATGCAAGGCCGGTGGTGAAGCTCTTTTACTTAGGAACAATGGATGCAGGACATAAGGTAGACAAATTGGTCAAAGCAAGACGAG GTCTTGGTCTAGCAGAGTCTGATTTCGGTGTCAAATTGGGTGCAATGAATATCCAAGAACCTCACCAAGGCCTTGCTAATGCATACCGTAAGCTTGGAAAGACAATCCAAAGTACAGGCGACTTCCATGCAGCACAAGGTACTGCTGAAGCCACAACCATAGGCGATCCTCTTCAGTATCATTCTCAAGATTCATTTATTGTCAAGGAAACCCTCACGAATCGACACATACTTCTGCGTGAATTACTACAGGCTCAGCAATTAACCCGAAGCAAGCTTAATGCTGCAGACCGCTTAAAGGCCAGCTCATCTGTCCGAAGGGAAAAGGTTGATGAAGCCATATCAGCACTTGACGAAGCACGTAGCAATGAAGTTTATCTTCATAACAAAACCCAACGTGTCACGGCAAACTTATTACTTGAACAACGAAGATGGTTCGCTCGGACTGCTGCAGATCTCAGATTAAGCATTCGAGAATATGTGATCCGTGAAATCGAAGCGGAGCGAAGGACGCTAGCGACCTTGGAAAGCATCAGACCTGATATACGAGCGATCGATTCTTCTGGTGGACTTAGCCGGTTGGGTAGAGAATCACACCCCGCAGCAAGGAGAGCCAGTCTTGCAGCCAGTCAAGGCCCTAAAGGCGATTCGTGGTCTGGTGTTCCAAGACGCCCTGATGGACTTAACCGGAGTATTTCAGGCAGTTTCATGTCTACTCCCGACGGGGCAaatggcgaagaagaaggtgtGGGTCGTGATAGGTCGCTGAGTGGCAGCACTGGTGGATTGCCGGGcttaaaagaagaagatgacgaggacCGAGTTGATGCGAGAAATGCAGCGTCGAGATTGGCTAATGTTCTATGA